From a single Osmerus eperlanus chromosome 8, fOsmEpe2.1, whole genome shotgun sequence genomic region:
- the rpl7l1 gene encoding 60S ribosomal protein L7-like 1, which translates to MAEPEVKRVIKLVPENLLKKRKAYQAIKATQAKLALLEKRKVCKGKPLKFKRLEDFLKESHRKHRDETRINRAHRRPAAPLPPAKNRLAFAVRIREIKGVSPRVMKVVQMLRLRKIFSGAFVRVNKTSMAMLKMVEPYVAWGFPNLKSVRELILKRGQAKVNRKKVPLTDNTLIEKHLGQHGIICLEDLIHEVYSVGRHFRAVNTFLWPFRLSVARHAARDKAGLLKDIGNPGYRATDINSIIRQLN; encoded by the exons ATGGCTGAACCAGA AGTGAAGAGGGTGATCAAGCTGGTTCCTGAAAACTTgttgaagaaaagaaaagcgTACCAAGCCATCAAAGCCACACAGGCCAAGCTTGCGTTGTTAGAAAAGAGAAAG GTATGTAAAGGCAAACCGTTGAAGTTCAAGCGCTTGGAAGACTTTCTGAAGGAGAGCCACCGCAAACACCGCGATGAGACTCGCATCAACAGAGCTCACCGCCGGCCAGCAGCACCACTGCCCCCCGCCAAGAACAGACTGGCCTTCGCTGTTCGCATCAGAGA GATCAAAGGCGTGAGCCCCAGAGTGATGAAGGTGGTGCAGATGCTGCGTCTGAGGAAGATCTTCAGCGGGGCGTTCGTCAGAGTCAACAAGACCAGCATGGCCATGCTGAAGATGGTGGAGCCCTATGTAGCCTGGGG ATTTCCAAACCTGAAGTCTGTGCGCGAGCTGATTCTGAAGAGAGGACAGGCCAAGGTAAACAGGAAGAAGGTTCCTCTCACAGACAACACCCTCATAGAGAAGCACCTGG GCCAGCATGGGATCATCTGCCTGGAGGACCTGATCCATGAGGTGTACTCTGTGGGGAGGCACTTCCGGGCCGTGAACACGTTCCTGTGGCCGTTCCGCCTGTCTGTCGCCCGGCACGCTGCCAGGGACAAGGCCGGGCTGCTGAAGGACATCGGTAACCCTGGTTACCGTGCAACGGACATCAACTCCATCATCCGCCAGCTGAACTGA